CCCTCAGATAAACACTTTGACTTTCTATTGGATTTTCCATATTCATTATATTCAGAGAGTTTTCTAAAAATTGAGATCTGACTTCAGAGACTTTCCACATCAAGTACATTcatatttcctcttctgtgaattcTCTGATGGCTATTGAAGGCTGATCTGTGGTGGAACtttttcccacattcattacattcatagggtttctctcctgaaTGAGTTCTATAGTGTACAGTGAGGTATGACTTCTGAGAAAAGactttcccacattcattacattcatagggtttctctcctgaaTGGCTTCTGTAGTGGACAGTGAGGTTTGACATCCGAGAGAAGACTTTTCCACATTTactacattcatagggtttctctcctgaaTGAATTCGATGATGTATGGTGAGATATGATTTCTGAGAGAAGAATTTTCCACATTCGtaacattcatagggtttctcgcCTGTGTGTACTCTTTGATGTCTGAACAGGGATGAATTATGGGAAAAGGTTTTCCCACATTCGCTACATCCATAAGGTTTCTCTTCTGAATGACTTCTATAATGTTCAGTATAGTATGATAACTCAGAGAATAACTTTCCACATACATTACATTCATAGGATTTCTCCCCTTTTGGAAGTGGCTGGTGCCCATCAAAGGCTGAATTTACAAGGAAagttttcccacattcattacattcatagggtttctctcctaaATGAGCTGTATGATGGTCGGTGAGATATGACAACTGAGAGAACTTTCCACATTCACTACATTCATGGGATTTCTCTTCTGTGTGTACTTTCCGATGTCTAATGAAGGCTGAATTTAAATTGAAAGttttgccacattcattacattcatagggtttctcttcTAAATGACTTCTATAATGTATAGTGAGGTATGACACCCGAGAAAAGAATTTCCCACACTCACTACACTGATAGGGCTTCTCTCCTGTGTGTGTTCTCTGATGTGTAATCAGGGTAGACTTTCGGTAGTaggatttcccacattcattacatttataaagcttctctcctgtgtgagttctctgatgGTCACTGAGTGCGGACTTGCGGGAGAAGGATTTCCCACATTCGTTACATGGATAGGGCCTCTCTCCTGAATGATTCCTCTGGTGTAGGGTGAGATGTGTCTTTTGGCAGAAGGTTTTCCCACATTCACTACATtcgtagggtttctctcctgaaTGAGTTCTTAGGTGCTGAGTGAGGTGTAACTTCTGACAAAaggttttcccacattcattacatttatagGGCTTCTCCTCTAAGTGTGATCTCCGATGTACAGTGAGGGTTCCCTTTTGGCTGAAGGATTTCCCACATACattacattcataaggtttctctcctgtgtgagcCCTCTGGTGGATGATGAATTTTGACTTTTTACAGAAGGATTTTCCACATTCACTGCATTCAAAAGGCTTCATTTCCATTTGTGATCTCTGATATGCATTAAAATTTGACATCTGTATGAAGTCTGGTCCAGAATCATTCCATTCATAGGGCTTCTCCCCCACGTAAGCTCTCTTATGAGCAACAAAAACAGCCTCATTGTCTAAGACTTCCATGCATTCATTATATTCAAAAGGTTTctccaaaatattaattttctgaagaatattttcttcattttgagaaTAGGTATCTCCATTTTGATTAAATTCATACATTTTCTCTCCATGATATGTTTTCTCACATTCATTACACTCATCAGGTTTTGTCTTGGCATAGCTTCCGTCACTACTAATTAATTCCGAAATAGATTCTAAATTCTTTCCACATGAGACACAATTATGAGCTATTATGCTTGAAGGAACAAGGCTTGTTTCCATATAAGTTTGACAAAAtgtattctctttctcttcagtCAGGGTTTTGCTGTTGATACAAGCAGCTTGCCTTGAatgtttatcttcattttcttggaTTCTCTCTATCAGGTCATCAAATTTCCAGacttctaaaaaggaaaaatagtaaacAAACTTTGTAAATCTAAACACACTAGCCATGGAAAGGTACTGGTACTCAAGAGCCCCCATTATGGGGTTGACTCTGGCTTTAGAGCCAAtctccataaataaaaataattacaaatgcaTAGTTCTCTTTGTCCTTTGATTTCTAATacaaaacataaacacacacacacatacacacacacacggtgaaAGGATAAAGATGAGATAGTGGTAGAAAATAGAAGAGCAACTTCATATTGAATACAGGTAACTTTGttgctttacaaatattatgtTTCAAACTTTGGTAGAAAAggtgaaataaaaccaaatgatGAGCAGAGAAGTGGCTGAAAGTGTGCCAGATCCAGGCAAAGATGGGAGGATTTAGATCAAATAGAATCAGGAGGAACAAAAACAGGTGCTAGGTCTCCATACAAAGGAAATCTATTATGGATTACATTTGGGAGACATCTATTACAATTTATATTAAACTGCAAGATATTGCTTCATATCAAGATACGATGGTAGCATCCCCACTAGCCTAGACCCTTCCAAAATCTGTGCCTTACTAGTCTGCATACAAATGCAAATAAACATTCTGAATGCTCTGATTTCTTCATGTTTACAGAGAAGATTCGCATTCATCTGGAGGAAACCCAGGCAAGTCAATGTCCAAAAGAAATGTAAGCTAGACCAGAGGGcaaggtatcttttttttttttttttttttttttttttgggttcgtttctttctctcctcccgaTCTTGGAGTCCAATGGCACTNNNNNNNNNNNNNNNNNNNNNNNNNNNNNNNNNNNNNNNNNNNNNNNNNNNNNNNNNNNNNNNNNNNNNNNNNNNNNNNNNNNNNNNNNNNNNNNNNNNNttttttttttttttttttttttgagatggagtctcgctctgtcacccaggctggagtacaatggcacaatcttggctcactgcaacctccacctcccaggctcaagtgattctcctgcctcagcctcccaactggctgggattacaggcacacaccaccgcccccagctaatttttgtattttcagtagagacagagtttcaccatgttgccctggctggtcttgaactcctgacctcaggtgatccacccacctcagcctcccaaagtgctgggattacaagcatgagccacagtggcCAGCCAGCGGGTATCTTAAAAACAAGAtcatgctgggcatggtggctcacgcctgtaatcctagcactttgggggcccaaggcgggtggattgcctgagctcaggagtttgagaccagtctgggcaacatgcaaaaccctgtctctactaaaaaaagaaaaagaaaaaacaaaacaaaaaacccaagatCAGATCTTTGAAGTGTTCTGAAAGTCGTATTTAATACTAGCTAACCTTCTTAGCCATTAAATTCTGCTTTCCCTGATTGCACAATAAagcacagtggttaagagcatgaacACCAGAGCAGGCCACCTCAGTTCAAACCCCCAACAATTTACTAACTAAGGCACCGTGGTCAAGTTACGTAACTGTGATGCAGTTTCCCTCATCTGAATTCAGTATGAATACGAGTGCCTAAATCATGGGGTTGTCAAAGGACTGAATTAGTACATGTAAACTGCTTAGAACAGTTTATAACATAAAACAAATGATCATTAAGTTCAgccattaattttctttcaatttgctGACTTAAATTTCCTAAAACCATTCATGTCCCTATAATTCTTTTACCTAATTCTGAATACAAACAAGAgttcccaaactcctgggtttcATTTGGTGTAAAATCTTGTATCTCAGATTCCTAAAGCTGCCCCTAtgatgtacttttatttttatgtatcttaCACATTTTTGGATCCACTAAACTATTGTTAGCTGCTATCACCCACATTCAAAGCAACCCTGATGGTACTCTGCTCAGAAATCTACAACATCTCTGAGCTCCAGCACCCCAAACTccaacagaagaaacagaaaggttATTAATGATATTTTTCACTACCTGGATTCATGATATATATCCAAGCTAGCATTCCACTAATCTGCCAACATCTTCTGCTCCTGGAAGCCTAGGCTATGCCTTGCATATTCTCAGCCACAAGTCTGTGCTAGTGATCTTCCCCGCTCAGTTTGACTTCTGGTGTTGGCTATACTCAAAATCTATCTATACTTTGGGGGAAAGTTGAAGACACTTATCAAATCTCTTCCCAGTTCACTGAATCTCTTTcccttacattttaaaatagcttttacaTAAAGTTGCACAATGTGCATTGGAGTATAAATTTTCCATGTGAAAGCTGAATTTTATAGTTCATGCAGCTATGATCCTATTTCCTAACCAAAACCTATGCCCCTGGAaagtattcatattttctttctatctctctgaACAGAAATTAAAGTAGTTCCTAATCTGATGGGTGCTTACAGGTTCTAATCTAACCCCTATCTGTTTTATCAGAATCTATAGTTCAGAATAAATGATCTCTCAATGGATTAATGATAAAGATCTTTCTTTTACCTAGCTCCTTGGCAAGTCAATAAAAAAACCCACTGAATACCTACTGTATGTTGCATTATCAaagcaagaaaagtaaaaaggtCTTTCCTCTTTGGAGGATTATAATTCTGGTAGAAGAAGCTCAAGCAACAAATATATGTACCTACCTATCAGAGCATATAATCATTTAGAGCATATATTCCTATCAAAGCATAGAATCACAGAGCATATACTCCTATCAGAGCTTATACTCAGAGCATATACCACTCCTATCACAGCATAGAATCCTATCAGAGCACACAATCTCAGAATATATAATCCTATCAGAGTGTATAATCATATTGGAGTATATAATCATATCTAACTTTTTGTGGAAACAATCGCTGAGTGGAATAGGTATTAAGAGAAGGAAAGACTGGAGTAGTCAACGAATCATGAAGGAAACTTCAAGGAGTTAACCTTTTAAGCTCAAATGTAAAGCATAAAGTTCTAAAGTTTATTGCTCAACAATGCAAATACAGTTAACattactgtacacttaaaaatggttaagacggTAAATTGCATATTAcgtgttttttttggtttgtttgttttgagacggagttttgctctgtcgcctaggctggagtgcagcggcaatctccgctcactgcaagctctgcctcccgggttcatgccactctcctgcctcagcctcccaagtagctgggactacagatgcctgccaccatgcctggctaatatctttgtatttttagtagagatggggtttcaccgtgttcgccaggatggtcttgatctcctgaccttgtgatccacctgccttggcctcccaaagtgctgggattataggcgtgagccactgtgctgggccatgttatgtgttttttaaaccacaatttaaaattaaatgaaggggctgggtgtagtggctcatgcctgtaatcccagcactttgggaagctgaggagggcagatcactctGTTGAACTTCTGGCCAACagactgaaaccctgtctcttaaaaatacaaaaattggccgggcgcggtggctcaagcctgtaatcccagcactttgggaggccgagacgggcggatcacgaggtcaggagatcgagaccatcctggctaacacggtgaaaccccgtctctactaaaaaatacaaaaaaccagctgggcgaggtggcgggcgcctgtagtcccagctactcgggaggctgaggcaggagaatggcgtaaacccgggaggcggagcttgcagtgagctgagatccggccacagcactccagcctgggcgacagagcgagactccatctcaaaaaaaaaaaaaaaaccacaaaaacacgCCAGGCGTtgatggtgcaagcctgtaatcccagctactcgggaggctgaggcacaagaatcacttgaacctgggaggcagaggttatcctgagccaagattgcaccactgcactccagcctcagttacagagactctgtctcaataaataaataggctgggcacagtggctcagacctgtaatcccagcactttgagaggccgaggcaggtggatcacaaggtcaggagttagagaccagcctgaccaatatggtgaaaccccatctctactaaaaatataaaaattagccaagcatggcggcgtgcgcctgtaatcctagctactttcggaggctgaggcaggagaatcgcttgaacctgggagaggaatgctgcagtgagccgagattgtgccattgcactccagcctgggcaataagagcgagactccatctcaaaatggaaggaagggagggagggagggagagaaaatatgtattatctGGGCAAGTAAAATGCAGATGAAGGAAAACGACAATGATCATTTGAATGGAAGATGGATCCACTGTAATCCAGGTATGGGAGAATACTGAACATTAATGTCAAAAGGAACTGAATGTGCTGACGATCTGCAAAGCATTTCACAAAGGACAAAGAACACAAACTATGGAGAGAAGACTAGCACAATCAAATACTGGGAGGTGAGGAAGGTAGACAGAATTCATGATTTTGGAATGTGCACAGTTTATCATCAGACATtctgagaaggaaggaagtgaaCTGTCTCACTGGTACTGCTGTTATCAAGCAAAATATTCAACTAGACTTCTGGTTAAAAGTGTTAGACATATCAATTTGGAGGCAAGCTGCaaaaatacacaggaaaaaagGTCTTAGAAGTTGAGATCATATAAACTCTTTTAGGGgatacaaagaaaaccaaaaaagtggAAAACAGGTCCTAGGGTGACACTcctgaaaaggcaagaaaaggaacGGATATTCACTTATGAAATTCACACTTCCTGAATGTCTACTACGGACAGAGCATGATTCCAGTTATGGGGAAGGGGAAATGAACACACAGACAGCTGATAAATGAGCACTGGGGAAAGAGAGGAAAGCTGAGGAGTGCTATATTGTCACATCAACTGAGCATGGACTTTGGGAAATGACGTACACTACCAGCTGTGACTGAATTCATAAGCATAGGTGGAAGATGAGGTTTTGGTATCTGAATGCCTAAAGACGTAAATAAAATTAAGGGCAGAAAATAAGTCCAAggtatttttaaaggaaggaaggaaagaaaatggaagataaaaaagaatgaagataaaagtctcaagttaatttttatgtcaGACTTCTGAAtgccccaaaacaaaacaattctgtaaggctgggagcagtggctcagggctgtaatcttagcactttgggaggctgaggtgggtggatcacttgaggccaggagttcaagaccagcacggccaacacggtgaaaccccatctctactaaaaatacaaaaattagccaggcatggtggcatgcacctgtaatcccagctactcaggaggctgaggaaggagaattgcttgaacctgggaggtagtgggtgcagtgagctgagatcgcaccactgtactccagcctgggtgacagaacaagactctgtctccaaaaaacaaacaaacaaacaaaaccccacaacAATTCTGTAATGGCGAGGGAGTAAGTTACCAATAATGCTGGAGAAAGAGGAAGTGAATAGGTCTCCAGTACAGGTTAGAATGGAAAAAATCCCTACCAATGTAAATCAAATGTAAAATCAACAGAAGagttcatgtatgtgtgtgggaaggaaagtgatatttgggggtTGGGAGGTGTGCCTGAGGGTACTGAATACATGTCAACAACTCTTTAGTCACTCCCAAAGGTCTGGGATGAGCATTTTTTAACATTTGATACTCTACTAACTTGCCTGGACTATGTTGACATGGAAATTCACCTTCCATTATCCACGGCTCTTCTCCCTGCTCCAACTTAATGATGACGTTTGGCTTGGTGATATCATACCCTGTTAATGGGAAAAGAAGGAGGACTTGGGCAAGCTGCTTGGCTTCAGAATCTCCAAAGTACAAGATGTTGCCACCTCATAAGCTGCATAACAGAAGTGCTCCATTTTTTACCTTATCAAAGTTAGAACcttttaatgaataataatataaatactcCAGCTAGTGCCCACAAGGAATTAAATGGTGTCATCACTTATTTCTTCAAATTCAAGGATAAAACCCCATTCAACTGAGAGCATTCAGAAAGCAAGCTATCCTCACCCACAGAAACTAGATGGCTATAGTTCTCCAACATCACATCCCTGTATGTTATCTTCTCATCAGGGTCCAGTTGCTGCCACTCCTCCTGGGTGAAATCCACAGCCACATCTTTGAATGACACTGGCCCCTGTAATGGCAACATGATCAGAATTGGGAAATATGGAAAAGGGATGGGGGGATAACATTTTACAAAGCTCACTGGTAAAGTTAACCATGAACACTGTATACCTTATTTTATGTTACGGATTATGGAAGGGAAATCATATTGGAAATCATATTGGAAACATATATCCTTTGGGATCATGTATATACacgtatacatacatgtgtatatgtacacacacacacatatatatatataatatatattacccacaaaaacaaaaaccccaaacacaACTGAACTCCTATTTTGAAACTGAACTGAGTTTTGGGGATATGAGTGAAACATCATGCCTGCTCTCAAAAAGTGGACAACCTAATAAGGAGATAAACATGTAAACAAACATATGCATTTTACTCCTGGTCACTTCTTTTAGTCTTCTTTGCTGCCAGACCCTCCCCTTCTCCTGGACCTCTTCATGTTGGAGCGTCCACCACTCAGTTCCTGGTCTTCTTCTTCCTAACTCACTGCTCTGGGGCTCTCACCTAGTTTCAACTCCTTGTTCTTCTGGCTCTTTTATTCTCATGGCCAGTGGCCTCTGGCTATCTGCATGGCAGAGTTTTATCTCAAACATCTCAATCTTACAGCAATAAGTATtcgttaaatgaatgaatgcccaAAGCTGTTATTAGAGTAATGCAGACAAGGTgcagaatgatttaaaaaaagagaatcaaattattttaactttatgcCATCATATTAGGCTTCAGACTCAGTTAACTGGAAGTCCTTAAAGATGCACTGTGTATTCTATGGGATGAAGGGGAAGAATATGATGAGGTGTAAAAAGTACCAATGGCAAACATGAAGCAGCTTCAATTTTTAAGaggttggggctgggcatggtgactcatgcctataatcctagcactttgggaggctgaggtgggaagattgtttgagctcaggagttcgaaaccagcttgggcaacacagtaagacctcatctctgctaaaaataaaattttttaaaaaaattggctggacatcatggcacatgcctgtagtt
This sequence is a window from Theropithecus gelada isolate Dixy chromosome 11, Tgel_1.0, whole genome shotgun sequence. Protein-coding genes within it:
- the RBAK gene encoding RB-associated KRAB zinc finger protein isoform X1, with product MNTLQGPVSFKDVAVDFTQEEWQQLDPDEKITYRDVMLENYSHLVSVGYDITKPNVIIKLEQGEEPWIMEGEFPCQHSPEVWKFDDLIERIQENEDKHSRQAACINSKTLTEEKENTFCQTYMETSLVPSSIIAHNCVSCGKNLESISELISSDGSYAKTKPDECNECEKTYHGEKMYEFNQNGDTYSQNEENILQKINILEKPFEYNECMEVLDNEAVFVAHKRAYVGEKPYEWNDSGPDFIQMSNFNAYQRSQMEMKPFECSECGKSFCKKSKFIIHQRAHTGEKPYECNVCGKSFSQKGTLTVHRRSHLEEKPYKCNECGKTFCQKLHLTQHLRTHSGEKPYECSECGKTFCQKTHLTLHQRNHSGERPYPCNECGKSFSRKSALSDHQRTHTGEKLYKCNECGKSYYRKSTLITHQRTHTGEKPYQCSECGKFFSRVSYLTIHYRSHLEEKPYECNECGKTFNLNSAFIRHRKVHTEEKSHECSECGKFSQLSYLTDHHTAHLGEKPYECNECGKTFLVNSAFDGHQPLPKGEKSYECNVCGKLFSELSYYTEHYRSHSEEKPYGCSECGKTFSHNSSLFRHQRVHTGEKPYECYECGKFFSQKSYLTIHHRIHSGEKPYECSKCGKVFSRMSNLTVHYRSHSGEKPYECNECGKVFSQKSYLTVHYRTHSGEKPYECNECGKKFHHRSAFNSHQRIHRRGNMNVLDVESL
- the RBAK gene encoding RB-associated KRAB zinc finger protein isoform X2 — translated: MNTLQGPVSFKDVAVDFTQEEWQQLDPDEKITYRDVMLENYSHLVSVGYDITKPNVIIKLEQGEEPWIMEGEFPCQHSPEVWKFDDLIERIQENEDKHSRQAACINSKTLTEEKENTFCQTYMETSLVPSSIIAHNCVSCGKNLESISELISSDGSYAKTKPDECNECEKTYHGEKMYEFNQNGDTYSQNEENILQKINILEKPFEYNECMEVLDNEAVFVAHKRAYVGEKPYEWNDSGPDFIQMSNFNAYQRSQMEMKPFECSECGKSFCKKSKFIIHQRAHTGEKPYECNVCGKSFSQKGTLTVHRRSHLEEKPYKCNECGKTFCQKLHLTQHLRTHSGEKPYECSECGKTFCQKTHLTLHQRNHSGERPYPCNECGKSFSRKSALSDHQRTHTGEKLYKCNECGKSYYRKSTLITHQRTHTGEKPYQCSECGKFFSRVSYLTIHYRSHLEEKPYECNECGKTFNLNSAFIRHRKVHTEEKSHECSECGKFSQLSYLTDHHTAHLGEKPYECNECGKTFLVNSAFDGHQPLPKGEKSYECNVCGKLFSELSYYTEHYRSHSEEKPYGCSECGKTFSHNSSLFRHQRVHTGEKPYECYECGKFFSQKSYLTIHHRIHSGEKPYECSKCGKVFSRMSNLTSYLTVHYRTHSGEKPYECNECGKKFHHRSAFNSHQRIHRRGNMNVLDVESL